In the genome of Cryptomeria japonica chromosome 8, Sugi_1.0, whole genome shotgun sequence, one region contains:
- the LOC131066296 gene encoding MFS-type transporter clz9-like, with protein MSYIILKSREWMTILCCVNASGQSIPGFYLFKGKRQLQNYILKCEQGACMTAQQHACVTKEYFLNWLHHFKRSVLGGVSPNNIHFLIFDGHGNHVALPTIQEERMLGIDLLTLLAHTSHKLQPLDVSVFSPFKTYFKSERAAWIARFPNVEIRREGLAEIGSKSLAKALTIPNIVA; from the coding sequence ATGTCTTATATAATCCTGAAGAGTCGTGAATGGATGACAATACTTTGTTGTGTTAATGCTTCTGGGCAAAGCATACCAGGCTTCTATTTGTTCAAAGGGAAGAGGCAGTTACAAAATTATATCTTGAAATGTGAGCAAGGTGCTTGCATGACAGCACAACAACATGCCTGCGTGACCAAGGAATATTTCCTTAACTGGTTGCACCACTTCAAGCGCTCAGTTCTAGGGGGTGTATCACCCAACAACATACACTTTTTGATATTTGATGGCCATGGCAACCATGTTGCACTGCCAACCATCCAAGAGGAGAGGATGCTAGGCATAGACTTGCTCACATTGCTGGCTCACACCTCTCACAAGTTGCAGCCGCTAGATGTGAGTGTGTTCTCTCCATTCAAGACCTACTTCAAGTCAGAAAGAGCTGCGTGGATAGCAAGGTTCCCAAATGTAGAAATCAGGAGGGAAGGACTAGCAGAAATAGGCAGCAAGTCTTTGGCCAAGGCATTGACTATTCCCAACATTGTAGCATGA